aaggatttaagtttagttgtgtcaTAAACCTTAGTGagtgatttaattatttttttaaagtactatatctgctaaaaaaaattaataaaaaaaattcaaccgacttccaactcaaaaattaacctaaactaaaaagcaaaaaataacatcttacctatgtgctaccttctgatcagtttgaaggcggtgccaagccagtgttgttttaattcaagccgtttaaattacacaatttctgtggttctttcagaaacggctttaattaaaacatgacactggattggcacaaGAATAAGAAATCACATTCTCCTAAACATTTTTGGACCTAACGAGCTGGATTCGTCGGCGTCACGATCAAGATCAAGAAAAGAAGATCTAGTCGGGCAAATCATTTGTTCACAATTCACTAATTCCATAATCCCTTTACCGTTCTCGTTTACCCTTTTTCCGTGTTAACTTCtttttgtaaagtaaaatgtaCTTACTATCATGATCCCATTTTATCTAACCTACcactactctacctctacccctaccctaccactaccctaaacccggccgtaaacctaccctacccctacactacccctacgcttccctaccagtaccctaccctaccctgtaacttctctatcttactcctacccttagcaaaatcggtccagtccttcgagaatggtggtatgaccaagagaaatagagacttctatgctaataatataaagaggtaaaattcgtgtggttgtaggaggtaatctctggatctactgggccgatttggaaaatcgttttaccaatagaaagctacgttatttgcgagtgtcataggctatagcctatgacactcgcaaatatatatataggctgtttgatccccatattcacacgggaacgggaactacgtaaatgaaagcgccgggcatCATATAgaggaatttctgcgtcttttagaaattttgtattatctccgaaactatttgagtaattaacataccgtaaagggcaaatcttatctccataatatccttgtgattattaaataatttattttaataaggattaaagtttagttgtataaataatgacgtaaacctaagtatataaaaataataatttttaaaacacaaaaggtactatatctgctaatatatagaagatagatatatggtggcgcggacttttttgtagaacgtttaaagatacataaagtctccatacattaatttcaattttacacaataggtaaggcagcgcatgcgaataagtctgtttaagaggactttcagtccgacctgttcgacaaaaactgtgataactcggctaatatatatgatactaatataaaatatatagcctatagcactctatataaaatatatagcctatagtagaatgtagcattctactggtgaaagaatttttaaaatcagaccagtagttccgaagattaccccatttaaaaaatgtgacaaacttacaaactttacctctttataatattagtatagatatagataatccttaaatattatacaaagaataatagaattattaatatctgatctaattaattaaatcgaCATTGTCACTACACAATGTCATTGTACAATTTTACAGTTAAGTTTCATTACAAAACATTGCTCGTTAACATACCACtgtatttatgttattaaaattactcaAATAATATACAAAGAATAGTTTAATCAAAGTAATCTACAAGAAtatggttaaaaataaaatggaatctTTATAGTCAGGAAGCGTCATGATATCTCCTGTAATTAAGTTAGATGACAATCATTAATCGTATTCTAATTCAAACCCTATGCTATTTACAAATTATCACAATAATAAGGAATAATTACATAACTAATTTATCAATAATCTAACACAGGCATTAAAAATGTGTACCAGTTTCATTATTCCTTTGAATGGAAATTTCTTCAGAAGTGTGGCGTCAATTTGGTCATATCCAGGTGCTTTACCCTCCTGAAGTAACTTCATTTCTTCGAATACTTCTTTAgggcttatattttttaagggcATACACATTTCATTCGCTGTTCCTAGGTATTCTCTGATTTTTATGTCATATTCATGGCAACCCTCAGTGAGCGGTTGAAAAACAGTGAATAAATGTTCAGCGAATGTTATAGCCTTCTCTAAACCAGTTCTAGCCCATCCGCCTTTATTATTGTCGATAGGTGGTATATGGGGTTTAGGACGCTATAAGTTTTTGGTGACTTTCCACAGTGAGTAGTTTGTTTCTTTTGTTGGGTCAAGATTTGAAAGCATGCGATGAATATTGCCATTTTCCaaagtatttatatactttttaagtTCATCAATAGAAGATCAAAACTGTTGTGTGTGGGAACTTGGAAAGTTGAGgtgtttttaaactttttggACCTGGTGCAgttgttttgtttaatgcttGTTTGAATGGTCTTCTGTGTTTTCTTCATAGTAGTCGGTGGAGTCCTCTGTAATCCTCTTTTCCTAAATggatcttctttttcttcttcattttctttcttcttgttTTCGTTTTCTCTTCAGTCTTCCAGTGAAAATTTGGGTGAGCGGACTTTGCCCCCCCCAGAATACGCGGGGCAGACAGACGAATCTGTGAGGGATTCTCCTTCCGCAATGCAGTCGGTACCCTCCTGAGGTAGTTTATAAACCTTATTTTGATCCGCCATCCAAATTTTCCCCAAGTTTCCCCCCTTTTTGGCCGTTTGTATTCAGAGTTGGCCTTTTCCTAGATGGATTACCAGCCAAGGTTGACGAGGCCCATCTTCCCGAGCAAAGAACATAGTTTATAGTGGCGGCTCTCACTCGCCACTGACGTTCATCTTCATCGAGTTTTACGCCATTTGTTGGGGTATACTCCGCCTCAAGCTTCCCAGCGACCCTCCGATGAACCGCTCCCTGTCCGCAACTGCTTATTGGGTATTCGCAACTAACCCCCATATCTGAGGGCCGTTTCGCTATCCGCAACCCGCGACGCGTGTGGTGGCATAGAGCTCTGCCCCTGGGAATTGTCGCCCAGAACCACATATGGTGTCAAACCAGTGACGTAATAATTAGTATTCATACGTCACTGGCTACACAGGTACAGGCGGATGGACgaacagacggacggacggaaaGTTGGACAGCCAGAtatagcgaaactataagggttccttgtgggcTATGAAACCCCGCCCCAGCAAGTGCCGAAATCAAagtgaactagctgacgccgcacggtttcactcgcgtggttcccgttcccgtaggaatacggggataatatatagcctatagcattcctcgataaatggcctatctaacactgaaagaatttttcaaatcggaccagtagttcctgagattagcgggttcaatcaaacaaacaaacaaactcttcagctttataatattagtatagaaaaggcTCAAAAAGAAGCTAGCaagatattttcttaaaaaatattatttttctttcaaagaaaataaaaactttttatttgagaaacatgtttattaaaatttataagttagcaaaaaaattttagtttttaacaattttcaGGTGAAGTTAACATACTGAAGTTATAGCTTCATTTATTTCATCTCCCAATGACAACAATTTTCTCCACAGTTCTGGTGTAAGGCTAATTCCCTTTTTGCCTGGTAGCAATTCACCACCCTTCTCATAAAATTCtcttatatctatatatactttTCCTTTAAACTGCCTAATCTTCACTTGCTTATTTCCTTGGAGCACCCAGGTAGGTTCTTTGGCATCAGTTCTTGAACCCATTTTGGCTTTTTTTTCTGCTGGTGGGTTGCGctggtgaaaaaataaataatattaataaataaagaaatagattgattaaagtttgtttgtatgtatatgcTTAAACTATTTGAACAAAGTAGGCAAAATTAAGAAGGTAGTGTAGTATACATATTTAGTTTAGgcttttaattttgttcaaatTGTTTAAACttacatttcataaaatatttaaagcaaTTCAAACCAGTACATTTtgagaaattacaaaaaatcttaAACAATGGAACCCATCAATtcctaaattttaaatactagtTTACTCAAAAAACTCCGTTGATAGGTGCCAATTTTGTAGAAATTGGTTTATTTGTTCGTAggatattattatcaaaaaaattttaaagaagcattttttgtttcattgttCCAAATTCTCATTATGTTATTCTGAATGTAAAATCTTGTAATAAAaacctaaaatatttataaaaaaacatacatacagccaaacatagtcctttttgaaagtcggttaaaaagaggcTTTACCAAGTCTCAACCCATGTCTAACGATAAAACTACTTAAACATAGCACTTGAAACAGTAATGGAACTAATGACAGGGCActgttcactaaataaacacctttcggttctaggtataaccgacagtcctctgtgcagagcatgcatggaggaagaagaaaccccgatacatgttatacttagatgcagaggtgtatctaaGCAACGTGCAGctcacattggatccccagcaacactccaagaGGTGTTTGGCGACCTGGgaggttggctggagtgactccagcggggatCAGCATTAAATGGACTTACGTACAACGGCCGACCCctaatggccaagtgcggaaaaggcccaggaaagagaAGAGGagatataaaattttgaaaatttcaaaaaagttaattttttgaattttttcaaaattttaagatAGTTATAAGCGTAATCGAATGTTTTGTACTCAAAATGAGCTGGAAGTTGCTTATGCCGTGATGGACTGGAAGGCCAACCAATTAAtagactattaatattatattcttagtATGCCACGcgttttctacaaaaaaaaatattagtcaacaaatatttttattttaatagcctGTAAAGCTCCATTCTGAGTCTCATCTTAATCACACCACGCGTGATGAATAGAAAATATCATtgcgtttataaaaatgtttgcgTTTAAAACAATTAGTACCTACAAAAATTAACCTCAATCTCAATCTAAATAAACCGGTTATATCGGCCGGTATAATGTTAACTTACATCGACTGGACCTTCATCACTGCTGCTGGATGAttccctttttttatttttcggcattttagaaatgtaatttaaaaattttggatagtttaacaaaaatcaataGCAATAGCAACTGCGATTAGCGAAGGccgaagaaaagaaaataagagAATAGATAGTAGACACCACAGACAACAAATGAAGTAGACCTAGACACACAATACACATAGAGAATTTACAGTTAGAAGTAACCTTGAAGTaacttttttatagttttttttaattccattgaAAGCCTAGAATTAAGGAATTTGTGCAAACTTACTAAGGTGCAAAATAATGATCTGTGCGGCTGAcgcctttgactatttagactatggacctgtttcgcacccaaattcaccaacaaaaatgtctgtcgttttttgaggaggacgaggtaaactcacacatcgaaaacatttgaCACCATTATATATATTCTGTTCCTTAAGGTTCCATACCATTCCATAAACTACACACAACTGtataattgactcgcaatacgcgtaatttttacacagactaaccaacacatcgcttagactatccacagaatatacaCATAGAATGtccgattacttgatcgattttttgatGTTCCGTCCGATTCGTTTAAGAAATTGTTGTTATTACAAACTTGataaaatgatgataaaaatacttacaaatgtaaCGTTACTCTATCTTATAATAacctacaagtttttggccattttttatgccattcaactgtacaaaccggcatttttaagaagctctttacacgacgaaaacgattacaacaatgaaacatcgattctatagtaacaatttatataaacgctttagatcattgatttttgatctttgctaGAGGGGTAACGGCCAGCAAAGCAGTTCTTGTTGTTAATGGTCGAAGGCTGACGCACAAACGGCTCATAAGAACTAGAAGTCAGAGCAGTAaagcataatatttaaaaaaatggcaaaAATTTGACGCGTGTGGCTTTTTTACACAGaccatatacttttatggggcctaattgtctaacggacttcattgatcgtaaagttcgtacgatcggctacgatcaacgatcaatcgtaactttacgttggtattgtctaatttagttcattatatgaagaccggatggtgaacgatgaactgaaatcattcatgaagattgcgtattgtttatgcaaaacgatagtgaaactatcgttaataatattatcaaatttaagtcaaactccataataatgcatatgttttaacaaagttttatgtcttttgtttaaaacattaaagaagcaaTTAATTTCACGAcaaatatctactattgaagacaatagcgtgagaaaatggtacatgcaactcaagtaacaaaacgcaattaacgaatttaaccaagggctatttggactatttggtaatctccctgttgtctgtgtaggctagtgtcaaaataacggggtatcctattagtctgtggtgaaacatagcgtattaataacctgtggattagaaatttaaattttataaacaaaacaaaatttttatttttcaggttttaaagagaatttagaaattgagcaaagttttactaaattatagtgatcttaggagcaaagtttacttcgtttgtgttattgttaatcaaaaatataaaagtaaacaaaaaagaaaaactacctctatctaattttgtcgatgtccatttcttaagaagtttctcattaaaacaacccttaactcaggcaaggcagggctaaggtggttagcgtaactacaagtggttaacttacagttagccaactgaagaacaatcaacaatgcccgattaataagtgatcgcgctgcttgtctactacatgtccctgcactagttatagcagtaatttctttgtttgaaagtatttagcacatccgggctgcgcaaaaggagagagtgggcatttcctctgtctcttagaaaagtccgcatgttatttttatcccagtgttaatctctaagtctcgtatgaatcggcactaatatacataggtttacctaagtgtgtgattagtgacttcacaaacagacttattattaaaggatttgaacagttctctagctctttagggtgttttattccttcaccagccaacaacagtgtcataattacaatgggttcgcagagttagtttatctaggcatttagatataccattcaaaatcctctactgagagcaaaatgttactgttttattttattttttattctttacaatttaaactgaaaatccacaaccctttcagttgctacacgtcatcacaccggaatgctaaattgcttggccgtaagtctcaattggtccagccggggatcaaacacaggaccttcggaacattaattatcattaacatctgatagtggtatattaacatcataactaccaatccacattggagcaggttttttttttattctttacaagttagcccttgactacaatctcacctgatggtaagtgatgatgtaatctatgatggtaacgggctaacttgttaggagtagtaagacaatccacaccccttttggtttctacatggcatcgtaccggaatgctaaatcgcttagtggtaggtcttagccagtaaggtggtaactggccgaagcctcccaccagccagacctagaccaattgagaaaacctcaatcggcccagccagggatcaaggatctaacttttagtatgaaagattaatttttttttttaatttcagactaaattgattattatgaacagaccattatgatgaaccactgatattgactcagagacatgaagatgagtgctttgacaacaagactgactagctgaggcagcttaagaattatgtggtgtgtgtgtgtgtctaattccaggagctctctatgtcagccatccatctatattcttactcatttttgttaattataaaataaatttgattatttagtgtgtaacttcattgtacctatcctgctagctgttagaaagatagcatctgtaataatttatttacggtaaaacatatttaaaaataaacatgctttaacatttaagtatggccaatatgttgtcaagtacagtgggcagggctgaatccatgattgatgactgatccatgatgatgactcgtttttctgatttaagaaaatatactaatcatcaaaacagtgtctgcaagtactgtacaggctgactgtttggatgagaagtatatattattttttttaataattaatagaagTATGtagttgattatttttaatctttgtggtttcagggtttaaaaaatgtctaactgaaagtctatgtttactgtatttattattattataataaataaacttaaaaaatcttttttttataaacttccaacccctatttcaccctcagaggtgtcattttcataattcttagaatactagtagtcaagatactgtaataaaaagatacagtttgtgagattgtaggggtaaacactggacctactgaaccaatgttgaagattattttaccaataaaaatccacatttgagtattataggccatgtattccatcccacgggaacaggaattatgtgggtgaaactgcagggggtgaacatacacaggtattataaatgtattttttacaactacacttttttgaataatttatttaattattgtaatggtaaaaaaaaatattaatagtaaaatgttaaactgaaagctttagttttggaaaagactacaaaaaacaaactcagcgaagtaagtattcttttattttcaaatatcaaagaccaaatcaaatatcatcagcatttcacattctatgcaaatattttgataatacacacacatgatttgaccagataacagggtcatcagtacaatgtcctatcagctaaaagcctttgccatcttttcttcagcacaccaatatgttattctactgtattgcaggtgctttttgcaatattggagtctgcagttatagggcatattccaaatatcctgtaaagcaaaattgttaatattgagcatattataaaatacacacatcaacatttagtctcaatgtaagtgtagtttgtgtactaagataatatagcagacagacaagcttcgctttgactcattccctattcctatcctattctactcccacccattggcttatctactattatttcctattcctattcggtagctcagaatcctaggattcctagggtgggcatgcaccaatggaaaatgtaaatgtacctatgagcgatgacgaaagagttcgttcgccataatcataattttaaaaatgaaattcgattcctttttgcttaataaccagcaaacttaactaaaccacacacataagccctggaacacagatcccaacacattggatacaacaacatgcaagatgtcgcagaaatctaaaacatggtatggtattaaatatcgtaggtattgagtttatgtcgctctatggacttatcgtctctttctctggtacgtccaaagaaagtgtgtgtaagaagacattggatgctggaagaaagatgctgtttgatccccagttcttggaggagtgagactgtgtccaggatattcaagcattcttcttcaacatatttctagagcgtgtatattctttttctcactttc
This genomic interval from Bicyclus anynana chromosome Z, ilBicAnyn1.1, whole genome shotgun sequence contains the following:
- the LOC128199724 gene encoding RNA polymerase II transcriptional coactivator-like, which produces MPKNKKRESSSSSDEGPVDRNPPAEKKAKMGSRTDAKEPTWVLQGNKQVKIRQFKGKVYIDIREFYEKGGELLPGKKGISLTPELWRKLLSLGDEINEAITSVC